The Dethiosulfovibrio peptidovorans DSM 11002 genome has a window encoding:
- a CDS encoding HdeD family acid-resistance protein, with amino-acid sequence MITLVGMDSESIKARKGRVMLVGVCLFLLGALAVSMPFMASLAVETLVGWLMVSAGVVQAVSGYRERRQGRSGAGDFLWALLAAMTGIILLAKPLSGVVTLTMILSVYFVLEGVFKVFTALKLRGLVGWGWLLVSGVLSLFLAGLIWHNLFAAAWGVGLLVGINLLFTGATLFALGLRLGKESS; translated from the coding sequence ATGATTACTTTGGTCGGTATGGATAGCGAGAGTATAAAGGCTCGAAAGGGCAGAGTGATGCTCGTGGGAGTCTGTCTCTTTCTGTTGGGGGCCCTGGCTGTGTCCATGCCCTTCATGGCTTCGCTGGCGGTGGAGACGTTGGTGGGATGGCTCATGGTCTCCGCCGGTGTCGTCCAGGCCGTCAGCGGGTATAGGGAGAGACGGCAGGGCCGTAGCGGAGCAGGGGATTTCCTGTGGGCTCTGTTGGCCGCTATGACAGGGATAATACTTTTGGCCAAGCCCCTGAGCGGCGTGGTTACCCTGACCATGATCCTGAGCGTCTACTTTGTCCTCGAGGGAGTCTTCAAGGTCTTCACCGCCCTTAAGCTCAGAGGGCTCGTAGGATGGGGCTGGCTCTTGGTCAGCGGTGTCCTGTCGCTCTTCCTGGCGGGGCTGATCTGGCATAATCTTTTCGCCGCGGCCTGGGGAGTCGGGCTTCTGGTCGGCATAAACCTGCTCTTCACCGGGGCGACCTTGTTCGCCCTCGGATTGAGACTTGGAAAGGAGTCATCGTAG
- a CDS encoding GGDEF domain-containing protein — MGLITRNDFAAKMGGAYGFHLFQSRPIEEVAKRNFLSVSHSCSVRLLSRLAMERCPEDIYDPVAVVDARGGYLGTVTMKQVIARSAEIEVRQALTCNPLSGLPGNQDIQRWISCAQQGGGAFSLIYADLDRFKEYNDTYGFVEGDELIKLTASVLQEGLIELGCRAMVGHVGGDDFVAVISGPLPEDYLDAICREFDRRISEAHGQTTHLRRVGFPICP; from the coding sequence GTGGGACTGATAACTAGAAACGACTTTGCCGCCAAGATGGGTGGGGCCTACGGTTTCCATCTCTTCCAGAGCCGGCCTATAGAGGAGGTGGCGAAGAGGAACTTTCTGTCGGTGAGTCATAGTTGTTCGGTCCGTCTTCTGTCCCGGCTGGCCATGGAGAGGTGTCCCGAGGATATCTACGATCCCGTGGCAGTGGTGGACGCCAGAGGCGGCTATCTCGGTACGGTCACAATGAAGCAGGTGATAGCCCGTTCCGCCGAGATAGAGGTCCGTCAGGCCCTGACCTGCAATCCTTTGAGCGGCCTTCCCGGGAACCAGGACATACAGCGCTGGATATCCTGCGCCCAGCAGGGGGGAGGGGCCTTCTCTCTGATCTACGCCGACCTGGATCGCTTCAAGGAGTACAACGATACCTACGGATTCGTCGAGGGGGACGAGCTGATAAAGCTCACGGCCTCGGTTCTTCAGGAGGGGCTTATAGAGCTGGGATGCCGGGCCATGGTGGGGCACGTGGGAGGCGACGATTTTGTCGCAGTGATATCAGGGCCTTTGCCGGAGGACTATCTCGACGCCATCTGCAGGGAGTTCGATCGCCGCATCTCTGAAGCACATGGCCAAACGACGCACCTCCGAAGGGTAGGTTTTCCGATATGTCCCTGA
- a CDS encoding methyl-accepting chemotaxis protein — MSLRKRLVFLVIAICVAMAGLSLLSSRGARATVSDLLDGGQNRESRSSAAAVANWLRSMENVLTTGSRNLSFMIEDLGLLPGTAGNYMRNLTETSLPMGLSDIYLALPSGRFMDGNMWFPEEDDYDPRAEGWYRRAEEEGAMVLSSPWISPRSEEPVMTLSLPVYSLYQEGRLLGVMGADIPVSSFVSEIVSLSSDGVVILTAPDGGVLADNLDDGERESMAAVFDAIEEGSLDEVPVRTVDLADSRYRVLTFPLPKGLFLSLASDEASLLAPLRRIERGQTALVAIAFVLVSLVMWLFCRSFMSRIARLTSVAEAAIGGDLTVCCAMAGRDELARVGMAMDGLVDFQRTVLQTLRDGNGSILSSSSGLGQVAGRIENVSAGLQEASSILTEAMNESIEAVKAAEEGAASVTEGAHHVASLVEEAKRSSDRTLGEVRKATELARQNGGGMASLAEDFASVSSVAGRLREGASGIESFVTTIGNIAEQTNLLALNAAIEAARAGESGRGFAVVAREVRDLSEESRAAVARIRALSDSVVSDVTELGGIASEGDEAVKANQSRSENLYLALEAIEAEAVDVSEKAAGVLERSENQTRHNGEVSAMLSSLSEMAAKAALRAGELEDSVTSLLDGVAGLGRENRTLIELAGRQEALIDRHRL, encoded by the coding sequence ATGTCCCTGAGAAAAAGGCTGGTCTTTCTGGTGATAGCCATATGCGTCGCCATGGCCGGTCTGTCTCTGCTCTCCTCAAGAGGGGCCAGGGCGACCGTATCGGACCTTCTGGACGGAGGGCAGAACAGGGAGAGCAGGAGCTCCGCCGCGGCGGTGGCCAACTGGCTGAGGTCCATGGAGAACGTCCTGACCACCGGGAGCAGAAACCTGTCCTTCATGATAGAGGACTTAGGGCTTCTTCCCGGAACCGCCGGGAACTACATGAGAAACCTGACTGAGACCTCTCTTCCCATGGGGCTTTCCGACATCTACCTGGCCCTTCCCAGCGGTCGTTTCATGGACGGGAACATGTGGTTCCCCGAGGAGGACGATTACGATCCCAGGGCGGAGGGGTGGTATAGGAGAGCCGAGGAAGAGGGAGCCATGGTGCTCTCGTCCCCCTGGATCTCCCCCAGATCGGAGGAACCGGTAATGACACTGTCTCTGCCGGTCTACTCTCTGTACCAGGAGGGGCGGCTGCTGGGGGTGATGGGAGCGGATATTCCCGTGTCCTCCTTCGTCTCGGAGATAGTCTCTCTCTCCTCCGATGGGGTGGTTATACTGACGGCGCCGGACGGAGGGGTCTTGGCGGACAACCTTGACGACGGCGAAAGAGAGTCCATGGCGGCGGTATTCGACGCGATCGAGGAGGGAAGTTTGGACGAGGTCCCGGTCAGGACCGTGGACCTCGCAGACAGCCGCTACAGAGTGCTCACCTTCCCTCTTCCCAAGGGACTCTTTCTCTCTCTGGCCTCGGACGAGGCCTCTCTGCTGGCTCCTCTCAGGAGAATCGAGAGAGGTCAGACGGCTCTGGTGGCCATAGCGTTCGTCCTGGTGTCTCTGGTCATGTGGCTGTTCTGTCGAAGCTTTATGAGTCGCATCGCCAGGCTCACTTCCGTGGCCGAGGCGGCCATAGGAGGGGATCTCACCGTCTGTTGCGCCATGGCCGGACGGGACGAGCTGGCCCGGGTCGGCATGGCCATGGACGGTCTGGTGGACTTTCAGAGGACGGTGCTCCAGACTCTGAGGGACGGAAACGGCAGCATCCTGTCCAGCTCTTCCGGGCTGGGACAGGTGGCGGGCAGAATAGAGAACGTCTCTGCCGGGTTGCAGGAGGCCAGCTCTATATTGACCGAGGCCATGAACGAGAGCATCGAGGCGGTCAAGGCCGCCGAGGAAGGGGCTGCCTCTGTCACCGAGGGAGCTCACCATGTAGCTTCTTTGGTGGAGGAGGCAAAGAGAAGCTCGGACAGGACTCTGGGAGAGGTTCGAAAGGCCACGGAGCTGGCCCGCCAAAACGGCGGAGGCATGGCCTCCCTGGCCGAGGATTTCGCCTCCGTGTCGTCCGTGGCGGGGAGGCTGAGAGAGGGAGCCTCCGGCATAGAGTCCTTCGTCACCACCATAGGGAACATAGCGGAGCAGACCAACCTGCTGGCACTGAACGCGGCCATAGAGGCGGCCCGGGCCGGAGAGTCCGGCAGAGGCTTCGCCGTGGTCGCCCGTGAGGTCAGAGATCTCTCCGAGGAGAGTCGAGCCGCTGTGGCCAGGATAAGAGCTCTTTCCGATTCGGTCGTCTCCGACGTCACGGAGTTGGGAGGGATAGCCTCCGAGGGCGACGAGGCGGTTAAGGCGAACCAAAGCAGGTCGGAGAATCTCTATCTGGCGTTGGAGGCCATAGAGGCGGAGGCGGTGGACGTAAGCGAGAAGGCCGCAGGAGTGCTGGAACGGTCGGAGAACCAGACGAGACACAACGGCGAGGTCTCCGCCATGCTGTCCAGTCTCTCCGAGATGGCCGCCAAGGCTGCTCTGAGAGCGGGAGAGCTGGAGGATTCAGTGACGTCCCTCCTGGACGGAGTGGCGGGGCTCGGCAGGGAAAACCGAACCCTCATCGAACTGGCGGGACGACAGGAGGCCCTTATAGACCGTCATCGACTCTAG
- a CDS encoding MetQ/NlpA family ABC transporter substrate-binding protein — MKRIAFLAASVLIAGLILSGPAVAGTLVVGATPLPHSELLELVRGDLAEKGVDLKIVEFTDYVRPNMALDEGSLDANFFQHLPYLEGFARDHRLDLVSAGSIHVEPLGLYSGKHGSLNDLPDGAVIAIPSDSVNGGRALLLLQSEGLISLSDSAGLEATEFDVEDNPKNLRFRPIESAQLPRVLPDVDGAVINGNYAMEAGLKPTEDALLLEGADSPYANIVAVRAGDSDREDVKALVEALQSDKVRDFILENYGGGVVPAFGPGR; from the coding sequence ATGAAGAGAATCGCGTTTTTGGCGGCTTCGGTCCTGATAGCCGGGCTGATTCTGTCCGGTCCGGCCGTTGCAGGGACCTTGGTAGTAGGGGCTACTCCGCTACCGCACTCGGAGCTTCTGGAGCTGGTGAGGGGAGATCTCGCCGAAAAGGGCGTGGATCTGAAAATAGTTGAGTTCACCGATTACGTCAGGCCCAACATGGCCTTGGACGAAGGATCGTTGGACGCCAATTTCTTCCAGCATCTGCCCTATCTAGAGGGTTTCGCCAGGGATCACCGCCTGGACCTAGTCTCCGCCGGATCTATACACGTGGAGCCCCTTGGTCTCTACTCGGGAAAGCATGGCTCTCTAAACGACCTTCCCGACGGGGCCGTCATAGCTATCCCCAGCGACAGCGTCAATGGAGGCCGCGCTCTGCTTCTGCTTCAGTCCGAGGGATTGATCTCCCTCTCCGATTCCGCCGGGCTGGAGGCCACCGAGTTCGACGTGGAGGATAACCCCAAGAATCTCCGTTTTCGTCCCATCGAATCGGCTCAGCTCCCTCGGGTTCTTCCCGACGTGGACGGGGCGGTCATAAACGGAAACTACGCCATGGAGGCTGGTCTTAAGCCTACCGAGGACGCTCTCTTGCTGGAGGGAGCCGATTCTCCCTATGCCAATATAGTGGCAGTAAGGGCCGGCGACTCGGACAGAGAGGACGTGAAGGCACTGGTGGAGGCTCTCCAGAGCGACAAGGTACGGGATTTCATACTCGAAAACTACGGAGGAGGGGTCGTCCCCGCCTTCGGGCCGGGCAGGTAA
- the hydE gene encoding [FeFe] hydrogenase H-cluster radical SAM maturase HydE, with translation MLRRASGTPLIDQADLVRKNRYGDGVWIRGLLEFTNRCRQNCLYCGLRRDNRRVRRYSLDEEEILASVDLGYQTGIRTFVLQGGEDPAWSASRLCRTVEVIKGRAPEAAVTLSCGIMEREDYRALASAGTDRYLLRFETCDGELHRRLRDGVSLSERLKALIDLREAGIELGSGFMVGLPGETEKISQGNLALCRDLDLDMVGIGPFIANPETPLAHCPSGSMEETVRLTAMLRLMLPDANIPATTAAGSLSPGGREAMLAAGANVLMPNITPPRYRDHYRLYPGKTALKLDHLPELDSISETLIKAGRRMDMGKGDSISWKRRVESI, from the coding sequence GTGCTGAGAAGAGCGAGCGGAACGCCCCTGATCGATCAGGCCGACCTCGTCAGGAAGAACCGATACGGCGACGGAGTGTGGATCCGCGGGCTGCTGGAGTTCACCAACCGATGCCGCCAGAACTGCCTCTACTGCGGCCTTCGAAGGGACAACCGCCGGGTTCGTCGGTACAGCCTGGACGAGGAGGAGATCTTAGCCTCGGTGGATCTGGGATACCAGACCGGGATAAGGACCTTCGTGCTTCAGGGAGGAGAGGACCCGGCATGGTCGGCCTCGAGGCTCTGCCGCACCGTGGAGGTCATAAAAGGACGGGCTCCGGAGGCGGCTGTAACGCTGAGCTGCGGCATCATGGAGAGAGAGGACTATCGAGCCCTCGCCTCCGCCGGAACGGACCGCTATCTTCTGCGGTTCGAGACCTGCGACGGCGAGCTCCACAGACGGCTCAGGGACGGGGTTTCCCTCTCGGAACGCCTAAAGGCCCTGATCGACCTGAGGGAGGCCGGTATCGAGCTGGGCTCGGGCTTCATGGTGGGACTGCCCGGCGAGACCGAGAAGATAAGCCAGGGGAATCTGGCCCTGTGCAGGGACCTCGACCTGGACATGGTGGGAATAGGGCCCTTCATAGCCAACCCAGAGACCCCCTTGGCCCACTGTCCGTCCGGATCCATGGAGGAGACGGTCAGGCTCACCGCCATGCTCAGGCTGATGCTGCCCGACGCCAACATACCGGCCACAACCGCCGCCGGTTCTCTGTCTCCCGGGGGACGAGAGGCCATGCTTGCCGCCGGGGCTAACGTCCTCATGCCCAACATAACTCCGCCTCGCTATCGAGATCACTACAGGCTCTATCCGGGCAAGACCGCCCTGAAACTGGACCATCTGCCGGAGCTTGACTCCATATCCGAGACGTTGATAAAGGCGGGAAGGCGGATGGACATGGGCAAAGGGGACTCGATATCGTGGAAGAGGAGGGTGGAGTCGATCTAG
- the hydF gene encoding [FeFe] hydrogenase H-cluster maturation GTPase HydF: MLTTPKAERLTLVIYGLRNSGKSSLTNNLLRTSASIVSDRPGTTTDPVIHAMEMGPLGPVSVVDTAGFDDFDDELGSMRVERSERKLETADIVLFVTRGDIPPTAKEETAVEKLRRRNLPCLTVLTFADSGVCDEKRHFASGFRRIAVDNRSGFGLEDLDRALQRFSDHVEREITPLEGLVQAGETVLLVTPIDESAPKARMILPQVETIRDILDKDCTMAICTERRLNDCYLGLKHRPALVVTDSQAFAEVGSTLPSDQLLTSFSIIFARKKGDLGFFVEGLARLDEIPSGGRILVLEACRHHRMNDDIGTVKIPKLFRKKVRPDVYFELKQDIPSPRELSGYDFVINCAGCMVTRRDMMRRISLLKEANVPGTNYGLFLAWGNGLLPRALEPFPVEHALYRGASC, from the coding sequence ATGCTGACCACCCCCAAGGCGGAAAGGCTGACCCTGGTGATCTACGGACTTAGAAACAGCGGCAAATCTTCCCTGACCAACAACCTGCTTCGCACCTCGGCATCCATAGTGTCGGACCGGCCGGGCACCACCACCGATCCTGTGATCCACGCCATGGAGATGGGGCCTCTGGGCCCGGTTTCGGTGGTCGACACCGCCGGATTCGACGACTTCGACGACGAGCTCGGATCCATGAGGGTCGAGAGAAGCGAGCGCAAACTGGAGACGGCGGACATAGTCCTGTTCGTAACCAGGGGAGACATTCCCCCTACGGCGAAAGAGGAGACCGCGGTCGAGAAATTGAGACGTCGGAACCTGCCCTGTCTGACGGTGCTTACCTTCGCCGACTCCGGCGTATGCGACGAAAAGCGGCATTTCGCATCTGGCTTCAGGAGGATAGCCGTGGACAACCGATCGGGATTCGGACTGGAGGACCTGGACAGGGCTCTCCAACGCTTTTCCGACCATGTAGAGAGGGAGATAACCCCGTTGGAGGGTCTGGTACAGGCGGGAGAGACCGTGCTGCTGGTCACCCCTATAGACGAATCCGCTCCGAAGGCCAGAATGATACTGCCTCAGGTGGAGACGATAAGGGATATTCTGGACAAGGACTGCACCATGGCGATCTGCACGGAGAGGAGACTGAACGATTGCTACTTGGGACTCAAGCACCGCCCCGCACTGGTTGTGACGGACAGTCAGGCATTCGCCGAGGTCGGATCCACCCTTCCGAGCGACCAACTGCTCACGTCGTTCTCAATAATTTTCGCCAGAAAAAAGGGAGACCTGGGTTTCTTCGTGGAGGGACTGGCCAGACTGGACGAGATACCTTCGGGAGGCAGGATCCTGGTGCTGGAGGCCTGCAGACATCACAGGATGAACGACGACATAGGGACAGTGAAGATACCGAAACTGTTCAGAAAGAAGGTCCGCCCCGACGTATACTTCGAGCTAAAGCAGGACATCCCCTCCCCTCGGGAGCTTAGCGGTTACGATTTCGTGATCAACTGCGCCGGCTGTATGGTCACCAGAAGAGACATGATGAGGCGGATATCGTTGCTGAAGGAGGCCAACGTACCGGGGACGAACTACGGCCTGTTCCTCGCCTGGGGCAACGGACTCCTCCCGAGAGCCCTCGAACCCTTCCCGGTGGAGCACGCTCTCTACAGAGGCGCGTCGTGCTGA
- a CDS encoding nitroreductase family protein → MIDSLIIRRRSVRKYSPDPVSEEILETCLDAARMAPSACNSQPWFFHVCRSEKAKNAVADAMNSGIYGRGLNRFVQEAPVIVAVETLKREKTAPWLAGMVRNVRYETMDVAIAVDHLTLKAAELGLGTCWIGWFNEMAVRAALGLPKTSRLDVMLTVGWPDDRPRPKKRKDRENIRRYL, encoded by the coding sequence ATGATTGACAGCCTGATTATTAGAAGACGGAGCGTCAGAAAATACAGCCCCGACCCCGTTTCCGAGGAAATCCTCGAGACCTGTCTGGACGCGGCCCGAATGGCTCCCAGCGCCTGCAACTCCCAGCCCTGGTTTTTCCACGTATGTCGATCGGAGAAGGCTAAAAATGCGGTTGCAGACGCCATGAACTCGGGGATATACGGCAGGGGGTTGAACCGTTTCGTCCAGGAAGCCCCGGTCATAGTGGCGGTGGAGACGCTGAAGCGGGAAAAGACCGCCCCGTGGCTCGCCGGAATGGTCCGGAACGTAAGGTACGAGACCATGGACGTAGCCATAGCGGTGGACCACCTGACCCTCAAGGCAGCGGAGCTGGGACTCGGAACCTGCTGGATAGGCTGGTTCAACGAAATGGCGGTCAGAGCGGCCCTCGGGCTTCCGAAGACCTCGCGGCTGGACGTCATGTTGACCGTCGGATGGCCCGACGACAGGCCGAGGCCGAAAAAGAGGAAAGACCGGGAAAATATCCGTCGCTATCTGTGA
- a CDS encoding nitroreductase family protein, whose protein sequence is MNATEKTLQTRTSLRRYADRPISEEERLSILSAAMAAPTAGNMMLYSIIEITDQAVKESLVETCDGQSFIAKAPLVLLFLADQQRWHDFFVHGGVPKMCDEHGLTWREPEESDLMLGCCDALIAAQNSVIAAESLGIGSCYIGDIMENYERHRDIFELPRWTFPIALVCYGHYPDGERPPRRGRLPMEIVVHRDVYRKADEKVFDIMEDHRRLWSITKIGAPAENGAQKMYLRKNGAPFSFEMSRSVKAAISRWLGEEPKDHD, encoded by the coding sequence TTGAACGCCACGGAAAAAACGCTGCAAACCAGAACGTCGTTGCGCCGTTATGCGGATCGTCCGATCTCCGAGGAGGAACGCCTCTCCATATTATCGGCGGCTATGGCGGCTCCAACGGCGGGAAACATGATGCTCTACTCCATAATCGAGATAACCGATCAAGCAGTCAAGGAAAGTCTGGTCGAGACCTGCGACGGTCAGTCCTTCATAGCCAAGGCCCCTCTGGTGCTGCTTTTTCTGGCCGATCAGCAGAGATGGCACGATTTCTTCGTCCACGGAGGGGTGCCGAAAATGTGCGACGAACACGGACTGACCTGGCGGGAGCCCGAGGAATCGGACCTGATGCTCGGCTGCTGCGACGCCCTGATAGCCGCACAGAACTCGGTAATAGCGGCCGAAAGCCTGGGTATAGGATCGTGCTATATAGGCGATATCATGGAAAACTACGAGAGACACAGGGACATCTTCGAGCTTCCCAGATGGACCTTTCCGATCGCTCTGGTATGTTACGGTCACTATCCCGACGGAGAACGGCCTCCACGAAGAGGGCGACTTCCGATGGAGATCGTCGTCCACAGAGACGTCTATCGAAAGGCGGACGAAAAAGTCTTCGATATCATGGAAGACCACAGACGACTGTGGTCCATAACGAAGATCGGCGCCCCTGCGGAAAACGGAGCGCAGAAAATGTACCTTCGAAAAAACGGCGCCCCCTTCTCCTTCGAGATGTCGAGATCGGTAAAGGCGGCCATCTCCCGGTGGCTCGGAGAGGAACCGAAGGACCATGATTGA
- a CDS encoding MATE family efflux transporter codes for MKDRTEFLGKEPVGRLLTKLSIPAMTGMLVMASYNVVDTIFVGRGVGPLGLGAIASAFPIQFIVHALAMMVGVGAASLVSRSLGAGDSERAEVALGNAFFMALVAGLFVSAAGRLSMPTLVALTGAPSELAPLIRDYLGAIFLGSSLLVCGMTMNCVIRSEGSAKVAMMSLILSAVTNIALDPIFIFVLKMGVTGAAVATVIAQGVTFLWAVAHYLVPGRSSVRLHISNLRPRWSILKEIMTVGGSEFARLSAQSVAGVLILNRLSFYGGTDAMAAQGIVQKMLSLSIMPIFGIAQGLQPIVGYAYGAGDNMRAKKAVELALISASIISLGTSALLLTVPGPLVRVFTDSPALIDTTKSFIRVAISMYFVVGFQIIGTATFQSLGFSRPSMVLSLSRQVLLLIPLALILPPYLGLLGVFLVYPTADIASASLTMWLLARYRKRLIPSQVN; via the coding sequence ATGAAGGACAGGACCGAGTTTTTAGGAAAAGAGCCGGTCGGGAGACTCCTGACCAAGCTGTCCATACCCGCCATGACGGGAATGCTGGTGATGGCGTCCTATAACGTGGTGGACACCATATTCGTGGGAAGAGGGGTAGGCCCTTTGGGCCTGGGAGCCATCGCTTCGGCCTTTCCGATACAGTTCATAGTCCACGCCCTGGCCATGATGGTCGGGGTCGGAGCCGCATCGTTGGTCTCCCGCTCCCTCGGAGCCGGAGACAGCGAACGAGCGGAGGTCGCCCTGGGGAACGCCTTCTTCATGGCACTGGTGGCGGGGCTCTTCGTCTCCGCTGCAGGAAGACTTTCTATGCCGACCCTGGTGGCCTTGACCGGCGCTCCGTCGGAGCTGGCTCCGTTGATTCGAGACTACCTGGGGGCCATATTTCTTGGGTCCTCCCTGCTGGTCTGTGGGATGACGATGAACTGCGTGATAAGGTCCGAGGGCAGCGCCAAGGTCGCCATGATGTCACTGATCCTCTCGGCGGTCACGAACATCGCTCTGGACCCCATATTCATCTTCGTATTGAAAATGGGGGTGACGGGAGCTGCCGTCGCCACGGTCATAGCTCAGGGAGTGACCTTCTTATGGGCCGTAGCCCACTATCTGGTTCCCGGCAGAAGCTCTGTAAGGCTGCACATCTCCAATTTGAGACCTCGATGGTCCATACTGAAAGAGATCATGACAGTCGGGGGGTCCGAGTTCGCCAGGCTATCTGCCCAGTCTGTAGCGGGAGTTCTCATTCTCAACCGCCTCAGCTTCTACGGAGGCACCGACGCCATGGCTGCTCAGGGCATCGTTCAGAAAATGCTGAGCCTGAGCATAATGCCCATCTTCGGCATAGCCCAGGGCCTTCAGCCCATAGTCGGGTACGCCTACGGAGCGGGAGACAACATGAGGGCCAAGAAAGCTGTGGAACTGGCTCTGATATCGGCTTCGATAATATCCCTAGGCACCTCGGCCCTGCTTCTGACGGTACCGGGACCTCTGGTGAGGGTGTTCACCGACTCTCCCGCCCTGATAGACACCACTAAAAGCTTCATCAGGGTGGCTATATCGATGTACTTCGTCGTGGGCTTTCAGATAATAGGGACAGCCACCTTTCAGTCGCTGGGCTTCTCCAGACCGTCCATGGTGCTGTCCCTGAGTCGACAGGTTCTCCTCCTGATCCCCCTTGCCCTGATACTGCCTCCCTATCTGGGGTTGTTGGGCGTATTCCTGGTTTACCCTACCGCCGACATAGCCTCCGCATCGTTGACCATGTGGCTTTTGGCCAGGTACAGAAAAAGATTGATCCCCTCGCAGGTGAATTGA